In a single window of the Coffea eugenioides isolate CCC68of chromosome 3, Ceug_1.0, whole genome shotgun sequence genome:
- the LOC113764653 gene encoding receptor-like kinase TMK4 has protein sequence MSKLLAALSPNPSGWDSTKPFCRWTNVNCDSTNKFVTSINLDSQSLSGTLPPELGQLSSLQSLSLQKNSLSGALPSFANLTSLESVYLDFNSFSSVPSDFLLGCSNLQTVSISENYNLAPWQIPLYLTGSSNLQTFYASNASIVGGIPDFFDSFPNLQSLRLSYNNITGGLPNSFGGSEITNLWLNNQGLSGGIDVLSSMTQIYQVWLHANAFTGPIPDLSKCTNLFDLQLRDNQLTGVVPPSLMNLPKLANITLSNNKLQGPVPQFRNGVDVKLGSTNSFCGTTPGPCDPQVTALLAVAGGFGYPMLLAQSWQGNNSCDHWSFVTCDPQGKNVTMVSLGKQHLSGIISPAFANLTYLRNLYLNDNNLNGTVPEVLTTLPQLQTIDVSNNNLAGPRPVFPSTVKFVYTGNLLLEKNQTAGGSGSGGRTPGGAPSSGASGGSPSGSGSSKGSSVSVGMIAGVVVAVIVFVGVLLFVSYKCYAKKRVKSFGRVAGSDKGSEMSKPNVVGGLNGYGGVPSEIQSQSSSDHTEIPIFEGGNVSIPIQVLRQVTNNFSEDNVLGKGGFGVVYRGELHDGTKIAVKRMESGAMGTKGMNEFQSEIAVLTKVRHRHLVALLGYCTNGSERLLVYEYMPQGTLAQHLFEWQELGYPPLTWKQRVTIALDVGRGVEYLHSLAQQSFIHRDLKPSNILLGDDMRAKVADFGLVRNAPTGNYSVETRLAGTFGYLAPEYAATGRVTTKVDVYAFGVVLMEIITGRKALDETMSDERSHLVTWFRRVLINKDNIRKAIDSTLGPDDETYESICKVAELAGHCTAREPHQRPDMGHAVNVLGPLVEQWKPAKNDEEESYGIDLHMSLPQALQRWQADEGTSRMFDDVSYSQSQSSIPSKPLGFADTFSSTDCR, from the exons ATGTCAAAGCTTCTGGCAGCTCTGTCCCCAAACCCATCAGGCTGGGACTCCACAAAGCCATTCTGCAGATGGACAAACGTCAACTGTGACTCCACCAACAAGTTCGTCACCTCCATCAACTTAGACTCCCAATCCCTCTCTGGAACTCTTCCTCCAGAGCTTGGTCAACTTTCGTCTCTACAATCACTTTCTCTCCAGAAAAACTCCCTCTCTGGAGCTCTACCATCTTTCGCAAACCTGACCAGTTTGGAGTCTGTTTATCTTGATTTCAATTCTTTCAGCTCGGTTCCCTCGGATTTTCTTCTGGGCTGTTCAAACCTGCAAACTGTTAGTATCAGTGAGAACTATAACTTGGCTCCTTGGCAGATTCCGTTATACTTGACTGGTAGTAGTAATCTTCAAACATTTTACGCGAGTAATGCGAGTATTGTTGGTGGGATTCCTGATTTCTTTGATTCTTTCCCCAATCTGCAAAGCTTGAGATTGTCGTACAACAACATTACTGGGGGTTTGCCCAACAGTTTTGGTGGATCTGAGATTACCAATTTGTGGCTGAACAATCAGGGGTTGTCAGGTGGTATTGATGTACTCTCTTCCATGACACAGATATATCAAGTGTGGCTCCATGCCAATGCCTTTACTGGGCCGATCCCAGACTTGTCAAAATGTACAAATCTTTTCGATTTGCAGCTGAGGGACAACCAGTTAACTGGGGTTGTGCCGCCTTCGCTGATGAATTTGCCAAAACTGGCGAATATAACTTTGTCTAACAACAAATTGCAGGGGCCTGTGCCTCAGTTTCGCAATGGAGTTGACGTGAAACTGGGGAGTACTAATAGCTTCTGTGGGACGACTCCCGGGCCATGTGATCCGCAAGTTACAGCTCTTCTTGCTGTTGCTGGAGGTTTTGGGTATCCAATGTTGCTGGCTCAGTCTTGGCAAGGGAATAATTCTTGTGATCATTGGTCATTTGTTACTTGTGATCCACAGGGGAAAAATGTGACCATGGTCAGTCTTGGGAAGCAGCATTTGTCAGGTATTATTTCCCCGGCTTTCGCAAATTTGACTTATTTGAGGAACTTGTATTTGAATGATAATAATCTTAATGGTACTGTTCCAGAAGTATTGACTACTTTACCTCAGCTTCAAACTATTGATGTTTCCAATAATAATTTAGCTGGTCCTAGACCCGTTTTTCCATCTACTGTGAAATTTGTGTATACCGGTAATTTGTTATTGGAGAAAAATCAAACTGCTGGTGGTAGTGGAAGTGGTGGAAGAACACCTGGGGGTGCACCAAGTTCTGGTGCTTCTGGTGGAAGTCCATCAGGGAGTGGGAGTTCGAAAGGATCATCAGTTTCGGTTGGTATGATTGCTGGAGTGGTTGTTGCGGTTATTGTTTTTGTTGGAGTTCTTTTGTTTGTGTCTTACAAATGTTATGCCAAGAAACGTGTTAAGAGTTTTGGGAGAGTTGCAGGCTCTGATAAAGGGTCGGAAATGAGTAAGCCAAATGTAGTTGGTGGTTTGAATGGGTACGGTGGAGTCCCAAGTGAAATACAGAGCCAGAGCAGCAGTGATCACACCGAGATTCCTATTTTTGAAGGTGGAAATGTTTCAATTCCAATCCAAGTACTTCGTCAGGTGACGAACAATTTTAGTGAAGATAATGTTTTGGGCAAGGGAGGATTTGGAGTTGTTTATAGGGGGGAATTGCATGATGGGACCAAGATTGCTGTGAAGAGAATGGAATCTGGAGCAATGGGTACAAAAGGAATGAATGAGTTCCAATCAGAAATCGCTGTACTTACCAAAGTTAGGCACAGGCATTTGGTTGCTCTTTTAGGTTATTGTACTAATGGCAGTGAGAGGCTCTTGGTTTACGAGTATATGCCACAGGGAACTTTAGCCCAGCATTTGTTTGAATGGCAAGAGCTTGGCTATCCACCTCTTACTTGGAAGCAGAGGGTGACAATTGCACTAGATGTGGGAAGAGGCGTTGAGTATCTCCACAGCTTGGCACAACAAAGTTTTATTCATAGAGATTTGAAACCTTCTAACATACTTCTCGGGGATGACATGAGAGCCAAAGTTGCAGATTTTGGTTTAGTCAGAAATGCACCAACCGGGAATTACTCTGTTGAGACTAGGTTGGCTGGAACATTTGGATATCTAGCTCCTGAGTATGCTG CTACTGGACGAGTGACAACAAAAGTAGATGTCTATGCATTTGGAGTCGTTCTCATGGAAATCATCACTGGCAGAAAAGCACTAGACGAGACCATGTCTGATGAGCGGTCTCATCTGGTAACATGGTTCCGCAGGGTCCTAATCAACAAAGACAACATCCGGAAGGCTATAGACTCAACTCTTGGTCCTGATGATGAGACTTATGAAAGCATTTGCAAAGTGGCCGAGTTGGCTGGACATTGCACTGCCCGTGAACCACATCAGAGACCCGACATGGGACACGCTGTGAATGTCCTTGGACCTCTTGTTGAACAATGGAAACCTGCTAAGAACGACGAAGAAGAAAGCTATGGCATTGACCTCCATATGAGCCTTCCTCAAGCCCTTCAAAGATGGCAAGCAGATGAAGGTACTTCAAGAATGTTTGATGACGTCTCATATAGTCAATCACAGTCAAGCATTCCCTCCAAACCTTTAGGATTTGCAGATACTTTCAGTTCAACTGATTGCAGATAA
- the LOC113766036 gene encoding pectinesterase-like, which produces MDMGMVALYILLALLSQGNGQQTPFNVVVAQNGSGNFTTIGEAIAAAPNYSNEKYYIQLKGGFYFESIVVGIEKTNIVLIGEGMRRTRISGNKSAGGGFDTVSTSTVGIFGNGFMAQGITFENSAGPRMNQSVALLAKADNLTFYKCRFSGYQDTLYTAEGKQFFRDCIVIGTIDFILGDAAVVFQNCVILARKPLHGQYLIITAQQRLTGEENTGTILQNCTIKATRNLLKEELKFKCYLGRPWGRYSRVVVLQSFIDSVITPTGWVPWPGEPTNDVFYAEYDNRGPGANRALRVPWSTVITNVAQASQFTPRSFLQGGDWIPSSVPRYLDLIQDSTSVLR; this is translated from the exons ATGGACATGGGAATGGTTGCTTTATACATTTTGTTGGCTTTACTAAGCCAAGGAAATGGGCAACAGACACCTTTCAACGTAGTTGTTGCACAAAACGGCTCAGGCAATTTCACTACTATTGGAGAGGCAATCGCTGCTGCACCAAATTACAGCAATGAAAAGTACTACATTCAGTTAAAGGGAGGATTCTATTTCGAGAGCATAGTTGTTGGAATAGAGAAGACGAACATCGTCCTCATTGGGGAAGGCATGCGGAGAACTAGAATCTCAGGCAACAAAAGCGCTGGCGGTGGGTTTGATACAGTTTCCACATCAACTGTAG GGATATTCGGGAATGGATTCATGGCACAAggtataacttttgaaaactcGGCTGGACCACGTATGAATCAATCAGTTGCATTATTGGCAAAAGCTGATAACTTGACCTTCTACAAATGCCGGTTTAGCGGATACCAAGACACCTTATACACTGCAGAAGGAAAGCAATTTTTCAGAGACTGCATAGTCATTGGAACAATAGACTTCATACTAGGTGACGCTGCAGTTGTATTCCAAAACTGTGTGATTCTTGCCCGAAAACCATTACATGGGCAGTATCTCATCATCACTGCACAACAAAGACTGACTGGCGAAGAGAACACTGGAACAATCCTCCAGAATTGCACGATAAAAGCGACAAGAAATTTGCTGAAAGAAGAATTAAAATTCAAATGCTACTTAGGCAGGCCCTGGGGGCGTTATTCAAGAGTTGTAGTACTGCAGAGTTTCATAGATTCTGTCATCACTCCAACAGGTTGGGTCCCATGGCCAGGGGAACCAACCAATGACGTATTTTACGCTGAGTATGACAACAGGGGACCAGGGGCAAACAGGGCGCTAAGAGTACCGTGGTCTACGGTTATTACCAATGTTGCACAGGCATCTCAATTTACACCAAGAAGTTTCCTGCAAGGAGGTGATTGGATACCTTCAAGTGTACCCCGTTATCTAGATTTAATCCAAGATTCTACCAGTGTACTTCGTTGA
- the LOC113764543 gene encoding probable glucan endo-1,3-beta-glucosidase A6, which yields MNASRVKIYDANPEVLKLLSGTKLQASIMIQDGLIPDIASDQSIADQWVRDNILAYYPQTMIRFVLVGNEILSSNNTLLWYNLVPAMVRIHNSIKAQNIQNIKVGTPVAMDILESTFPPSSGKFRPEILNHQVMVPLLSFLNKTRSFFFVNVFPYFSWSENPTNLSLDFALFTAKNSSYTDPESGLIYTNLLDQMLDSVLFAARKLGFDNISLAISETGWPNAGDIDQPGANIHNAAIYNRNLVRKVTATPPIGTPAQPGVVIPTFIFSLYDENRKFGPGTERHWGLLQPNGLPNYEIDLTGVQSESNYPTLPQPTNNKPFKGKIWCVVAPGSRITDLGPVLNSVCKEDNGACDALAPGKECYEPVSLVAHASYAFSSYWAKHRDSAGATCYFNGFAEQTTRDPSHGPCKFPSVSL from the exons ATGAATGCCAGTCGAGTGAAGATTTATGATGCTAATCCTGAAGTACTTAAACTGCTGTCTGGAACAAAGCTTCAAGCCTCAATCATGATTCAGGATGGACTTATCCCAGATATCGCTTCAGATCAATCAATTGCAGATCAATGGGTAAGAGATAACATTCTTGCTTATTACCCTCAAACAATGATCCGCTTTGTACTAGTTGGAAATGAAATCCTAAGCAGCAATAATACATTGCTATGGTACAACCTTGTACCTGCCATGGTAAGGATTCATAACTCAATCAAGGCACAAAATATTCAGAACATCAAAGTTGGGACGCCAGTAGCCATGGACATCTTGGAATCAACATTTCCACCTTCCAGTGGGAAATTTAGGCCTGAAATTCTCAACCATCAGGTGATGGTACCACTGCTGAGTTTCTTGAATAAAACCAGATCGTTTTTCTTTGTTAATGTCTTCCCTTATTTTTCATGGTCTGAAAACCCCACGAACTTAAGCCTGGATTTTGCATTGTTCACGGCTAAAAATTCATCGTACACAGATCCAGAGAGTGGTTTGATCTACACAAACCTCCTGGATCAGATGCTTGATTCGGTTCTGTTTGCAGCTCGAAAGTTAGGCTTCGATAATATTTCCCTAGCAATATCAGAGACTGGTTGGCCTAATGCGGGTGACATTGATCAACCTGGTGCAAATATACACAATGCAGCCATTTATAATCGAAACCTTGTCCGCAAAGTTACTGCAACACCACCAATAGGGACACCAGCTCAACCTGGCGTGGTCATTCCCACCTTCATATTTTCCCTATATGATGAGAACCGAAAATTTGGTCCAGGGACTGAAAGGCACTGGGGGCTGCTGCAGCCAAATGGGCTGCCAAATTATGAGATAGACCTGACTGGAGTGCAAAGTGAAAGTAACTACCCCACCTTGCCACAGCCTACAAATAACAAGCCATTCAAGGGAAAGATATGGTGTGTGGTGGCGCCTGGTTCAAGGATAACGGACTTAGGGCCCGTTTTGAATTCAGTGTGCAAAGAAGATAATGGAGCATGTGATGCTCTTGCACCAGGGAAGGAATGTTATGAACCTGTTTCTCTTGTTGCTCATGCTAGTTATGCATTTAGCTCATACTGGGCTAAGCATAGAGACAGTGCTGGTGCAACTTGCTATTTCAATGGTTTTGCTGAGCAAACCACCAGGGATCCAA GCCATGGACCGTGCAAATTCCCAAGTGTGTCTCTCTAG
- the LOC113766037 gene encoding probable glucan endo-1,3-beta-glucosidase A6 has translation MKIAENFLIAPLFFCLLTFSNALTSSRIGVVYGTQGTNFPPINYTVQLLEIKNAGFVKLRDANHEILKSLSQKSVRVSISIANNFLVHIASNQTFANQWVQENVLAYYPDTMIRFILVGQEVLSQNDTTLWYNLVPAMRRILDSVRSHNIHNIKVGTPLAMDILESTFPPSSGKFRSDIPHDQVIIPLLQFLNQTKSYFFLNVFPYFTWSANPTNVSLDLALFRGDKNSSYRDPESGLIYTNLLDQMLDSVLFASKKLGLDHVALAISETGWPHAGDIDQPGANRYNAATYNRNLVHRMSAKPPIGTPARPGVFIPTFIYALFDEDQIPGRGTARHFGILQANSWPVYDLDLTGKLGEGDYPLLPLPSNNEPFKGNLWCVVASEANIMELVPQLESVCSLGNGICDALSPGNDCYEPVTIRAHASYAFSSYWVKFRSRGTACHFNGLAVLTTTDPSHGSCKFPSIQVGLEISLGTSAKADDYWLKRHRSSPNSSLTLHLPKKHNLVSNEMLIAHETCMEPEFFRYT, from the exons ATGAAAATAGCAGAGAATTTTCTTATTGCTCCTTTGTTCTTCTGCCTCCTCACATTTTCAA ATGCACTAACATCAAGCAGGATTGGTGTAGTTTATGGAACGCAAGGAACTAATTTCCCACCAATAAATTACACAGTCCAGCTCCTTGAGATCAAGAATGCTGGTTTTGTAAAGCTTCGTGATGCAAATCACGAAATACTAAAATCGTTATCTCAGAAAAGTGTTCGTGTCTCAATCAGCATTGCTAACAATTTTCTCGTGCATATTGCTTCGAATCAAACATTTGCAAATCAGTGGGTACAGGAAAATGTACTTGCATATTATCCTGATACAATGATCCGGTTCATACTTGTTGGACAGGAAGTTCTAAGCCAGAATGATACAACATTGTGGTACAATCTTGTACCTGCAATGAGAAGGATCCTTGATTCAGTTAGAAGTCACAATATTCATAACATTAAAGTTGGGACTCCATTGGCTATGGACATATTGGAATCAACATTTCCACCTTCTAGTGGGAAATTCAGGTCTGATATTCCTCATGATCAGGTCATCATACCATTGCTGCAATTCTTGAATCAAACAAAGTCATATTTCTTCCTAAATGTCTTCCCCTATTTTACATGGTCTGCAAATCCAACAAATGTGAGCCTAGACTTGGCTTTATTTAGGGGCGACAAAAATTCTTCATACAGAGATCCAGAGAGTGGTTTGATTTACACAAACCTCCTAGATCAGATGCTAGACTCAGTTCTCTTTGCTAGTAAAAAATTAGGCCTTGACCATGTTGCATTAGCAATATCAGAAACTGGTTGGCCTCATGCAGGTGACATTGATCAGCCTGGTGCAAATAGATACAATGCTGCTACTTACAACAGAAATCTTGTGCACAGAATGTCTGCTAAACCACCAATTGGGACACCGGCTAGACCTGGTGTATTCATACCAACATTCATATATGCTTTATTTGATGAAGATCAAATTCCAGGACGAGGAACAGCAAGGCACTTTGGAATTCTGCAAGCCAATTCCTGGCCTGTGTATGATTTAGACCTGACAGGAAAGCTAGGAGAAGGGGACTATCCCCTATTGCCACTGCCATCAAATAATGAGCCCTTTAAAGGAAATCTGTGGTGTGTTGTGGCAAGCGAAGCAAACATAATGGAATTAGTTCCACAATTGGAATCTGTTTGCAGCCTTGGCAATGGAATTTGTGATGCACTATCTCCAGGAAATGATTGCTATGAACCAGTAACAATTAGAGCTCATGCTAGTTATGCATTTAGCTCATATTGGGTTAAGTTTAGGAGCAGAGGTACAGCTTGTCATTTCAATGGTCTTGCAGTGCTAACCACCACAGATCCAA GCCATGGATCGTGCAAGTTTCCAAGT ATTCAAGTTGGTTTGGAAATTAGTTTAGGTACTTCTGCAAAAGCAGATGACTATTGGCTTAAGAGGCATCGTTCTTCTCCAAATTCATCACTGACTCTACATCTTCCAAAGAAGCATAATTTGGTGAGCAATGAAATGCTCATTGCTCATGAGACATGCATGGAGCCCGAGTTTTTCAGATATACTTGA